AGTTTGTAATCTAGCACAATTTTAGGAACCCCGGTAATAGGAACCTCACAAGAACCAAACACAACATCAGCCAAACACGATATTAATCAATAACACATCAGACAGAGACACCCGAAGATTTCCATACACATACACCATAAATGACGTACGCAGCACCGTAATAGATGCAGCGTTAAAATGACATACCGATGCACAAAGTGAACTCACTCAAAGGATGCGCTCGAACGGTGCTTCATGTTACTGAGACGCCGTGAGTACTACAGATCAGGGTTTGGCCTAACGATGGTCCAAGTCTTAGGCGTTGGAGGATGGTTTGACTTTAATTTGAgacattatgtattttatttattcctgaggagtgttttttcttttataatcgAAAGTACCAAAAACGGGCAAACatatccaaaccaaatgtttaggctgTGTATGGATTACTAAGCAGATGGCTTATGTGAAGTTTGCTCAAAATCGGTCAATCGGTTCTTCATTTATACGTAGCGAAGCGCGGATGGAGTACTACTACACCATAAATGACGTACACAGCACCGTAATAGATGCAGCGTTAAAATGACATAACGATGCACAAAGTGAACTCACTCAAAGGATGCGCTCGAACGGTGCTTCATGTTACTGTGACGCCGTGAGTACTACAGATCAGGGTTTGGCCTAAGATGGTGCAAGTTTTAAGCTTTGGAGAAGGATggtgtatttttcattttgtcaCATTTACGTATAAAATGTTCTACAACAGCTTGCTTTGTTCAGGGGAAAACGACTTGCTTTGTTCTATCTTAATGAGGTTGGATGTTATGAATGTACTCCATGATGGCATATTATCTCTGTGTGGATTTTCTTCGGCTTCTAGTTCTCCAAACTTCCATGATTACTTTACTAATACCAGCTTCTCAAGAGACATTGTTGTTTATTGACAATATTATCATCTGTAGTTATGTACACAAAATGTGATTAGGTAGATATTGGATACTATTTAGAGTAGCCTTCCTTGTGTTATGTTATGtggtgtttaatttaatttattatcaaaaccAAACTAACCATCCTTGTCACTGAACCTTTCTACAccttgttgatttttaattgccCCTTTCTCGCTACCGCTTATAACTTGCACAACCTAGCGTATAAATGGTTTCGCGAGCTGAGTGTAACATGACAGTCTTCAGCGCTTCACCGCTATACGTATTTGCGTATGTCACTACAAATTCACTGTTTCCGTGTAATCTAATAAGATtcatatgaatattaaaatcctTATGCGTATTTTGGGTTTGTCTAGACAATAATGTGAAGACAGTTAGATCTTCTTTGtgttaacaagaaaaaataaaacaaatgctaaACGAAATAGAGTCTTTGAATTCTTTATTCGGATTTTGTGCTAAGATTTCAGTACACCTAGTTACAACGTAACTGGAGTTAGCACTACGTCACCAGAGTTAGGGTCTAACATTAGCAGTTACTGCCAGTAAATGGCTGAACTTGGCGGCAGACTACGTTGTATTACTTTGAAGGTGGGGTATAAGTTGCAGCGGATCTAAAGATTTTAGGCTCTTCGCCTACGCTTCCGATGTCTTTGCGggctttttttttaaaataacatactatACAAACGAAACGCATTTGTATGGTGCAAAAACATTGGTCCTAAAATGTCACCTTGTAAAATgacaaaattcaaaataccaATTTAAAGAATGAGAGAACACTAGTTGTTATAATCATTATTGAAGCTACTTTAATGCGTGTAGTCTTATAAACCAAAGTCCAGATAtaggtaaaacattttaaaattgcgTAGGTACCTACGAATAATTAGGAATATTTATATTTCCCCGCTGTAAATAGCACCTTACCCCAAATAAAGGAGGTCTAGATTAatctaatatgtatttaaacgTATTGTATTGTAATCTACGGCCTGTCTCCAATGTTATTCTAGCTTAGGCCGCTTACGGGGCCTCTGTCAATTTCGATCCAATCTATTTTCTTAGGACCTTGATAGCAGACATCAAGTTAGGATAAAGAGCTAATTATTGGATCTTCTTTTAAGGCTATtatatgttaattattttgataatattgagAAAGATCAGAATGCTTTGAAATGATCCTACAAAGCAAGTTGTCAACATTAGGTCTTCGCATTTATCAAAAAGAGCGACACATCTATATTTGAACTTTATAGTTTGAAATTGATGAGCAATAAATTCCACTAATAGAATTTGATCAACAATGTAgtctaaaaacaaaatctaaactTGGCAACAATTCTAATTTGATTATTGCTTTTCAGTAAACAGGGTTCGCGTCACAATACATGACATTGCCTATCTATACATTGGTtatgtctagccttttctcaactatgtttgGATCTGtctccagtctaaccagacgcACTTGTATTAACgtttttacatggagcgactgcctatctgaagaGATCTTCAACCCAATTACTTGGGCCACATTACTTTTCTAACAATCCTTTTTctaacgtaaaaaaaaaactgtaattagGAAATTCTTCAAACCCAGTTAAGCTTGCAGCCCCAGTAACAAAGTCATCTATTATCCTGGATTTGAAATTAGCCACATACGAATTCCCTTATTAATCCGAAGGGACAGGTGATCTTTTTGGCAAGATTGATTACGGTCAGCATGGTACGAACGACGTTGGGGTACCAGTTTAATTTTTATGCTAATCATCCTTTTATTTGCAATTTAAGTCgcgttaattttaaattaatttgctaAGGGTGGAAGGACTGGaaaccttttgttttaaattggatgttggatgggttttttacacgctttttattagcttcacctgtatgtttgtttgtaaccgacttctttgggcgcgattttgacccactttaaacggccagatttcgttcaaactttgtagatttattgaggaccgatgacaatacactaatttgataaaattattccattttaaccgacttcccaaaaaggaggaggttacacatacacatcgattactccgaggtttatagaccgatttacgtgattctttttttgttcgacttggaatagctgccagttggtcccatattcatcaggtcaggatctgatgatggaaaccctgagaaatcgagggcaaccttcaaaacttgtaggcatacatagagtaaaaacttgacacttaggtgtacgcctaaaagcactattcaactgtgaagatttggagctgacctgatgatgaagaccagagagggtcgagggaactcgacaactgaatatgtaaactacctcgtgtttgggcttaaattatttgtattgacaagacctttgcaacagtgaaggtttggagctgacctgatgatggagaccagagaaagtcgagggaactcgacaactgaatatgtaaactacctcgtgtttgggcttaaattattcgtattgacaagacctatgcaacagtgaaggtttggagctgacctgatgatggagaccagagaaagtcaagggaactcgacaactgaatatgtaaaatacctcgtttggacttatattctttgtattgatgagaacttcccacttgtatggatagtgacaactattcgtatcactttaaataaataacctttttacaaaaaaattaaaccgagttcccaaaacactaaaaagcaaaaaactaattttaggtgcatcggcctagaagtcggtggcaaaattaacttagtaacatccattagacaccgacttctaggcttttcaatttgcaaaatatgatctttgttaatttatataattttcatctgtagtcgataaggtaagaaaattaattaaaattttctagaatttttctctacagtcgataaggcaggactcgatgttaatttttatttccaataattatctttagccgttttctctaatattgacaaatttttgtatactaaagagaattttaattctacaaaacaaataatagtttgaaaacaaactaaaaagtagaaaataaataatagtttaaaaaaactaaaaaacacgctttttatagaaaaacgaactaaaaaataggaaataaattttaatgaatttaaattaagaaaacagtgttaaaaatttcaatgaatataaattaataatagtgtgaatacaaaaaacaaaatattaaaaaaaagcgtggggtgctttttaagatattatcgaaatgaaaatcactgtactcatatctgtcaataaaatatttataactattgacaccatgcaccccacgtttttttttaaatatttttttttgtattcacactattattaatttatattcattgaaatttttaacactgttttcttaatttaaattcattaaaatttatttcctattttttagttcgtttttctataaaaagcgtgttttttagtttttttaaactattatttattttcgatgTTTTTGAAAGGTGTATTGCGCAATGCTCGTTTATCAGTATTTGTTACATATATGAGACACTGAAATCGAATAAGAgttgaaaagaaaaactaaaatacaaatattataacaacttTATTAACACATTTTTGTAACGAAGcttatacaataatttataaaaaactaacaaaaactcgtaacaaaaatataaaataatatcacagtCTATGTTCAGCGCTTTAGTGTTTACCATGGTGGAAGCCCCAGTCCTTGTGGTCTCCATGACCTCCCTTCTTGCCATGGTcgtggtgatgatgatgatgttcatcGTGACCGTGATGGCCATGATGTCCCTTATCGTCATGACCGTGATGGTGCTTGTCATGGTGTCCGTGATGCCCGTGATGATGCTCATGGTGTCCATGTTCGTGGTGACCGCCCTTCTTGTGGTGTCCTCCCTTATCTTCGTGGTGTCCATGGTGATGGCCATGCTTATGGTGCTTGCCTTCCTTGTGGTCGCCGTCATAGAAGTGATGGTCCTTGTGGAAGCTGTCCTTATGGTATTTCTTGTGGTAACCATCAACGTGTTCTCCCTTATCGTGGTGTTCATGATGGCCGTGTTTGCCGCCCTTGTGGTGGTGTCCATGTTCATGGTGGTCGCCATGGTGGTCGTGCTCATCCCAGTGCTTCTTGTGGTGACCGCCATGTTCGTGATGGTGTTCTCCTTTGTGGTGATGTCCATGGTGACCATGATCGCCCttatggtggtggtggtgtcCATGGTGTCCTTTGTGTCCCTTGTGTCCATGGTCATGGTGATGCTCGGCATGGTGGTGATGGCCGCCTCCTTCTTCATGGTGACTGCCCTTCCCACCCTTTCCACTGGCTGCTGCCACAAGATCCTTCTCCTCATCTAACTCCCAGCAGTAAGCCGAAGCTAGGCACAGGA
This genomic window from Helicoverpa armigera isolate CAAS_96S chromosome 13, ASM3070526v1, whole genome shotgun sequence contains:
- the LOC110373352 gene encoding histidine-rich glycoprotein, translating into MKLLVAVAFLCLASAYCWELDEEKDLVAAASGKGGKGSHHEEGGGHHHHAEHHHDHGHKGHKGHHGHHHHHKGDHGHHGHHHKGEHHHEHGGHHKKHWDEHDHHGDHHEHGHHHKGGKHGHHEHHDKGEHVDGYHKKYHKDSFHKDHHFYDGDHKEGKHHKHGHHHGHHEDKGGHHKKGGHHEHGHHEHHHGHHGHHDKHHHGHDDKGHHGHHGHDEHHHHHHDHGKKGGHGDHKDWGFHHGKH